The Methanobrevibacter sp. TMH8 genome contains the following window.
CATACTTAAAAGTTATTTTTTATTACATAAATATATTACTATTTAATAAAAAAATATTAATATTTGTATTATATAATTTGAATTATTTTAATATTTTGAAATATTTAAAAAATCTCGATCTTCAGGAGTTAAAAAAGATATATCTTTTTTATATTTATCCTTAATATTTTTATGATAAAACCTATTAGAAAAATTAGAATTTTTAAAATCATCAAAAACATAAACTGGAACATTTTCATGAACATATTTAGTAAAATGAGTATTTCTAAATATTACAAATAATAATTTATTTTTATTATCATAATAAACTCTTTCAAAAGCAATATTATTTAAAAACAAATTCATAAAATCAATACCCTATACATAAAAGATTAATATAGCAAACACAAGGAATAGTTTTTATTCCTAACTAAACATTAAAAATTTCATATTAGCTGAATAATAATCAATTCTTTATAAATTAAGTATTAATCAACCAATATAGCTAAATAATAATAAACTCTTTACAAATTAAATATTAATCAATCAAGACCATCTAAATACTTTTTAATTTCAAAATTAGCTATTTCAGAAACTTCATTTAAAGGAATATCTCTTTTAGATGCAATTTTTTTGATGTCTTCATATTCTGGTCTTGAAGATATAATTTCGTCTCCGATAAAACCTATTTTGAAGGTTATTTCTTCTTCTTTATCTTGAACATTAACATTGAGAGAAATTATTTTTCTACTAGCTATTCCTCTATGAGTTTGTTCAGATATTCTAATTCCTAAAGTTCCAGTTTCCTTAAAAATAACATCCAAGAGTTTATTTGTTGTATCTTTCTTTGAAATTACCTTAAGCAATTGTCCTGGGCGATTTTTTTTCATTAATACTGGAATAATAGCTACATCCCTTGCTCCTTCTTTCATTAATTTTTCAAACAAATATCCAACTGTTTCTCCAGAAAGGTGGTCAATATTGGTTTCAATTACATCAATTGTCTGAGATTTTACTTCAGATTTTCCTTTAATAAGTCTGAGTACATTTGGAAAATCAAAATCTTTTCTTCCAGAACCATAACCAGTAGCTGTTGATTTTATTATAGGTTGAAAATCCTTAAATTCATCACATAATTCAAGATATAGGGCAACTCCCGTAGGAGTGCCAAGTTCACTAGCTACAGGCCCCCCATAATATGAAACATTAGTGTTATTTAACATTTCCACAACTACTGGAGCAGGAATTGGGATTTTACCATGAGAACTATTTGTTGTCCCTCCTCCTAGAGCTATTGGTAAACCTATAACATTTTCATCAGAATTATTAAATCCCATTCTACAGTAAGCAAATACAGATCCAATAATATCAGCAACTGCATCAGCAGCACCAACTTCATGGAAATGAATTTCTTCTAATAATTTCCCATGAATTTTTGATTCAGCTTTAGCTATTCTTTCAAATACATTCTTTGAAATAGCAAAAACATCTTCAATAATATCTTTAGAAAATACACTATCTTCATTTGCCATTTCATTCTTTTTTATTTCATTAATTTCAGATAACAAATTATTATAAGATATAGAATGATTATTATGGTTATTTTCATCAAGGATTTCCACTTCTAAAAATGTAGATTCAATTCCAGCTTTATTAACCTTTTTTATATTAATATTTGCTCCACCAAAGCCACGTGTAACAGTTTCCATGACTTGCTTAATCTCATTAGAATTACATCCTAAATCAATAAAAGCCCCTGCAATCATATTTCCAGCTATTCCTGCACTTTGAGGATCTATTATAAGTACCATGAAATTCTTTCCTTAATTATAAAATGTTATTTAGAATATTTAAGCAAATATAAATATTTAATAAAATATTTAATTAAAAATATTGAATTAAAATATATTAAATCTTTTATAATAAATATGTTAAATAACATAAATAATACTATTGAATTAAATTAAAATTAATTAAATAATTGAGTAAATAATTAAGTAAATAATTAAATAAAAATTAAATAAAATCTAATAGTAAATAAAATTATTAAAATTACTAAATAATTATACTAAAAATTATAAATAAGATTATATATAGCTAAATTATAAATAACTACATTATAAATTAGAGGATTTATCTAATAATCATGATAATATTTATTTAAATATAGTTCTATGAGGGATTGTTTTGAAAAATAGAAAAACAAAATTAAAATCAAAGAAGAAGAACATGGAAATATTTGATAATGTAAAACTTCATAGTGACTATGATTATTTCTATATTGAAAATTCTGATTATTTTTTAACATTTACAGATACAAATAATGAAAATCAAGAAAATAATGGAATCGATATTGTAGAAAACATAATCATATTATTAAAAAATTACAATGATAATAATGACTTTAAATCCTCTTTAGACTCATTTAAAAGTGAAATGAAAATAAATGATAATTTTCATAATTACAATAGCTATAATAGCTATATTGCTCAAGAATATCCCATTGAAAATATAGATTACTTCATAGAATCATCCCCCCATTTAGCTATAATTAATTTTATAAATAATAATATTAATCTTACAAAAGTAACTGAAAATCTTCATATGGCAAAAGTTAAAAGGGGTTATGACTCAATAAACCTGGATTTGAATCAAATTATTTATATAAATGAAAATTTAACCTTGAAGGATTTGATTAAGCTATATAAAATAGCTATTGAAACAAAAATTAAATATTTTGAATATTTACAATTACCAGAACATATTCAAGATAGTATTAATAATAATGAGTCATTAATATTAGCTTGTAAATCTCCGATTGAATTTAAAAAAGGGGAAACACAAGATCTAATGAAATTAATTAATTCAAAAAATGGAAATTCAGAAGAAAATTTACCAAATTCTGAAAAATTAGATGAAATAGAAAAAGAATTAATCAAAACTATGGTTAAAAGTTGTAATGACTCATTAAAAAATATGAACTTATCTTTTGGTATACTTGATTATATTATTGCTGAAGGAGTTACAATTGATTCTCTTGTGGATGCTGGAATGGAATTATGTGTTGGAATAGAAGATACTCCTGAAATAATGAAAGAAATAAGACTAAAGTTAAAAAACCAAATATTAAAATCACTTGAAGATTTAAATGTTATAGCTCTTTTAATGTCAGCTATACGGTGTGAAGAAGATTTCCAAAATAATAGACTTAGAGAAGTAGATGTAAGTGATGATCCAGCATATCTTTATACTGATGAAGTTTTAGGAATAGCTATCTCTAATCAAATAGCTGGAACCAAAGCTACTTTTAATTTCAAACGTTATGATGAAGAAAAACCTGGAATAATATCTGAATTAGGACCAATGGTTGATGATATCTTTGCAGGGCTTGTAGCTGGTTGTATGTCTAAAATATTTGAAGAATAAAAAGAATAAAAATAAGAATAATGAAAATAATAATGATAATAATGATTTAATAGAAGCGATATAAATGACTGATAAAAACAAAGAAAAAGATGATTATTTTAATAATGAAAAGAGTTCTCCTTTAAGATCTATTGGAGGATTAATTACTTTTTCAACTATCCTTCCATTAAATATTTATACAAATATTGAAGAAATGGCAAAAATGACATGGTTTTGGCCAGTTGTAAGTGCTTTTGTTGGATTAATTGCATTATTTATTGGATTTATTTTAAACATATTGAATTTTCCATTTTTTGTTACTTCAGCTATAATATATAGTTTTTTCATATGGTTCAATGGATTCCATCACCTTGACGGACTTATGGATGTAGGTGATGCTTTAATGGTTCATGGATCTCCAGAAAAGAAAATAAAAGTAATGAGAGATTCCATGATAGGGACTGGAGGAATAGCCCTATTCTTTATAGTTGCTATTATATCAGTTGCTCTTTTAGATTCTTTAATTTTAGCTGGAAGCTTAGCAGCTATTTTAATTTGTGAGATGTCTGCAAAAGTAGGATTAGTTAGCTGTTGTATTACTTCAAAATCAGGTCCTAATGGAACTGGAAAATATTTTATAGAATCCATGACAATTACAAAATTTGTAGTAGCATTAATAATAGCTATAATTATTGCATACTTCTTTGCTAGCTTTATTGGAATATTTGGAGTTTTAGGAGGAGTCTTTGGAGGATCATTAATGGCCCTTATTGGAAAAAATAACTTTGAAATAGCTACTGGAGATGTTTTAGGTGCTTCCAATGAAATAGGGAGACTTTTCTCCCTTTTATTTATGTTAATAGCTTTTATAATGTTTTAAATAATCTATAATTGATAAAATTAGTATAATTAATAGATAATTAATAGATAATAATTACTATAAATAAAAATTAGTATAACTAATATAATTAATTTAAATATAATTAATTTTTTGTGATAATAATGAATATTAATGTTTTAAGATTAGATCATAGGAAAAAAAGAGATGCTCGAATAACAACTCATGTGTGTCTAACATCAAGAGCTTTTGGTGCTTCAAAAACCTATTTAAGTGGGGAAGAGGATCAAAAACTGATGAAAAATGTTGAAGATGTAGTCGAACGTTGGGGAGGAGACTTTCAAGTAGAATATAAAAAAAGTTACATGAATTTAATCGAAGAATGGCAAAATAATGGTGGAGAGGTTATTCATTTAACAATGTATGGTTCACAAGTCCAAGATGTTATAGAAGAAATAAGAGAATCCCCAAAGGATAAGCTAATTGTAGTTGGAGGTTCTAGAGTTCCAACAAAAATATATAAAAAGTCAGATTATAATGTCTCTGTTAC
Protein-coding sequences here:
- a CDS encoding KTSC domain-containing protein, with protein sequence MNLFLNNIAFERVYYDNKNKLLFVIFRNTHFTKYVHENVPVYVFDDFKNSNFSNRFYHKNIKDKYKKDISFLTPEDRDFLNISKY
- the larC gene encoding nickel pincer cofactor biosynthesis protein LarC; the protein is MVLIIDPQSAGIAGNMIAGAFIDLGCNSNEIKQVMETVTRGFGGANINIKKVNKAGIESTFLEVEILDENNHNNHSISYNNLLSEINEIKKNEMANEDSVFSKDIIEDVFAISKNVFERIAKAESKIHGKLLEEIHFHEVGAADAVADIIGSVFAYCRMGFNNSDENVIGLPIALGGGTTNSSHGKIPIPAPVVVEMLNNTNVSYYGGPVASELGTPTGVALYLELCDEFKDFQPIIKSTATGYGSGRKDFDFPNVLRLIKGKSEVKSQTIDVIETNIDHLSGETVGYLFEKLMKEGARDVAIIPVLMKKNRPGQLLKVISKKDTTNKLLDVIFKETGTLGIRISEQTHRGIASRKIISLNVNVQDKEEEITFKIGFIGDEIISSRPEYEDIKKIASKRDIPLNEVSEIANFEIKKYLDGLD
- a CDS encoding phosphatidylglycerophosphatase A — translated: MKNRKTKLKSKKKNMEIFDNVKLHSDYDYFYIENSDYFLTFTDTNNENQENNGIDIVENIIILLKNYNDNNDFKSSLDSFKSEMKINDNFHNYNSYNSYIAQEYPIENIDYFIESSPHLAIINFINNNINLTKVTENLHMAKVKRGYDSINLDLNQIIYINENLTLKDLIKLYKIAIETKIKYFEYLQLPEHIQDSINNNESLILACKSPIEFKKGETQDLMKLINSKNGNSEENLPNSEKLDEIEKELIKTMVKSCNDSLKNMNLSFGILDYIIAEGVTIDSLVDAGMELCVGIEDTPEIMKEIRLKLKNQILKSLEDLNVIALLMSAIRCEEDFQNNRLREVDVSDDPAYLYTDEVLGIAISNQIAGTKATFNFKRYDEEKPGIISELGPMVDDIFAGLVAGCMSKIFEE
- the cobS gene encoding adenosylcobinamide-GDP ribazoletransferase → MTDKNKEKDDYFNNEKSSPLRSIGGLITFSTILPLNIYTNIEEMAKMTWFWPVVSAFVGLIALFIGFILNILNFPFFVTSAIIYSFFIWFNGFHHLDGLMDVGDALMVHGSPEKKIKVMRDSMIGTGGIALFFIVAIISVALLDSLILAGSLAAILICEMSAKVGLVSCCITSKSGPNGTGKYFIESMTITKFVVALIIAIIIAYFFASFIGIFGVLGGVFGGSLMALIGKNNFEIATGDVLGASNEIGRLFSLLFMLIAFIMF
- a CDS encoding tRNA (cytidine(56)-2'-O)-methyltransferase; translated protein: MMNINVLRLDHRKKRDARITTHVCLTSRAFGASKTYLSGEEDQKLMKNVEDVVERWGGDFQVEYKKSYMNLIEEWQNNGGEVIHLTMYGSQVQDVIEEIRESPKDKLIVVGGSRVPTKIYKKSDYNVSVTKQPHSEVASLAVFQHMLMDGSEFDLEFDNAVFEVIPTAEGKQVNIHEENKTDDE